The following coding sequences are from one Octopus bimaculoides isolate UCB-OBI-ISO-001 chromosome 3, ASM119413v2, whole genome shotgun sequence window:
- the LOC106868025 gene encoding BAH and coiled-coil domain-containing protein 1, whose amino-acid sequence MVVKVKWFYHPEETKDGKNHLNLKGALFQSPHIDENDVQTISHKCEVLSINDFRLRKYDANRMEDYEDIYFLAGSYDPMTGRVTYESGIPEII is encoded by the exons ATGGTTGTCAAAGTAAAATGGTTTTATCATCCGGAAGAGACCAAAGATGGTAAAAACCACCTCAACCTGAAG gGTGCCCTTTTTCAGTCACCTCACATTGACGAGAACGACGTTCAGACAATATCACACAAATGTGAAGTCCTCTCCATCAATGATTTTCGATTACGCAAATACGATGCCAACAGAATGGAAGACTACGAAGATATTTACTTCCTGGCTGGGTCATATGATCCAATGACCGGACGTGTCACTTATGAATCAGGAATACCAGAAATCATATGA